The Deltaproteobacteria bacterium genome window below encodes:
- the plsX gene encoding phosphate acyltransferase PlsX, translating into MRRIIVDAMGGDHGPGVVVAGALEAAEEYGVEVTLVSQGDAVESELSSRKHDPSAVRVLSAATFIGMHDSPSRALKQKDSSMRAAFDRLKAGEGDAVVSAGNSGAMLAIGMFVLGRLPGVDRPAILAVSPSLSGGTVLVDGGANTDCKPRQLVQFAHMGAIYAEKILGIARPRVGVLSNGEEESKGNDLTREALGELRGSDLNFVGYVEGRDITNGRVQVVVCDGFTGNVALKTMEGLGQFVSTVLKEAFRGSLSSRLGYLLSRGAIRRAYDRLDYAHYGGAPLIGLNGIAIVAHGGSSAKAIKNAVRVAAEAASQDINNDIVSALGGER; encoded by the coding sequence ATGCGGCGGATCATCGTTGACGCGATGGGCGGTGACCACGGCCCGGGCGTCGTCGTGGCCGGAGCTCTGGAGGCGGCGGAGGAGTATGGGGTGGAGGTGACCCTGGTGAGCCAGGGGGACGCAGTGGAGTCCGAGCTGTCGAGCCGCAAGCACGACCCGTCGGCCGTACGCGTGCTGTCCGCGGCCACCTTCATCGGCATGCACGACTCGCCCAGCCGCGCCCTGAAACAGAAGGACTCCTCCATGAGGGCCGCCTTCGACCGGCTCAAGGCCGGGGAAGGCGACGCCGTGGTGAGCGCGGGGAATTCCGGGGCCATGCTCGCCATTGGCATGTTCGTGCTGGGGCGGTTGCCCGGCGTGGACCGGCCGGCGATCCTGGCGGTGAGCCCGTCGCTGTCCGGGGGCACCGTGCTGGTGGACGGGGGCGCCAATACCGACTGCAAGCCCCGGCAACTCGTGCAGTTCGCGCACATGGGAGCCATTTACGCGGAGAAGATCCTCGGCATCGCCCGCCCGCGGGTGGGTGTCCTGAGCAACGGCGAGGAGGAAAGCAAGGGCAATGACCTCACGCGCGAGGCGCTCGGCGAGTTGCGGGGTTCGGATTTGAACTTCGTGGGTTACGTGGAGGGCCGGGACATCACCAACGGCCGGGTGCAGGTGGTGGTCTGCGACGGCTTCACCGGCAACGTCGCGCTGAAGACCATGGAGGGCCTGGGACAGTTCGTTTCCACGGTGCTCAAGGAGGCGTTCCGCGGCAGCCTCTCGAGCCGGTTGGGTTACCTGTTGAGCAGGGGCGCCATCAGACGCGCCTACGACCGTCTCGATTACGCGCACTACGGCGGCGCGCCGCTGATCGGCTTGAACGGCATCGCCATCGTCGCGCACGGAGGCTCGTCCGCCAAGGCCATCAAGAACGCCGTGCGGGTCGCGGCCGAGGCCGCCTCGCAGGACATCAACAACGACATCGTGAGCGCGCTGGGTGGAGAACGGTGA
- the rpmF gene encoding 50S ribosomal protein L32, producing MPVPKRRTSNSKRNKRRAHDAIAAPQWVTCSRCGAAMLRHRVCAACGYYKARPVTTGEDT from the coding sequence ATGCCCGTACCCAAGAGAAGAACCTCCAACAGCAAGCGCAACAAGCGCCGCGCCCATGACGCCATCGCCGCCCCGCAGTGGGTCACTTGCTCGCGGTGCGGCGCGGCGATGCTCAGGCACAGGGTCTGCGCCGCCTGCGGCTACTACAAGGCGCGGCCGGTGACGACCGGCGAAGACACCTGA
- a CDS encoding DUF177 domain-containing protein: MKIPLSRIDTVPRETCFAETPDIVREEASAAVRLPSPVRIDVTYYRSGREIFFHGSLKGAAEAECSRCLEDCGFVIEKSFDFVLTPDPLPTNKNMELTADEMGLSFYTGEDIDLSPFVREQTLLALPLRPLCSENCRGLCPDCGADLNRTTCGCTSPGDPRMAAFRNLRLDRS, from the coding sequence TTGAAGATCCCCCTCAGCCGAATCGACACCGTACCCAGGGAGACCTGCTTCGCCGAAACCCCCGACATCGTCCGGGAAGAAGCTTCGGCGGCGGTCCGCCTGCCGTCGCCGGTCCGGATCGACGTCACCTATTACCGGTCGGGACGGGAGATATTCTTCCACGGGAGTCTCAAGGGGGCGGCGGAAGCCGAGTGCAGCCGTTGCCTGGAAGACTGCGGCTTCGTTATCGAAAAATCCTTCGACTTCGTATTGACCCCGGACCCCCTTCCGACTAATAAGAACATGGAGCTTACGGCGGACGAAATGGGCTTGAGCTTCTACACCGGGGAGGACATCGACCTCTCGCCCTTCGTCCGCGAGCAGACGCTGCTCGCCCTGCCCCTCCGGCCCCTGTGCAGCGAGAATTGCCGCGGCCTGTGCCCCGACTGCGGCGCCGACTTGAACCGGACCACGTGCGGGTGCACGTCGCCGGGGGATCCCCGCATGGCGGCTTTCCGCAACCTCCGACTCGACCGGTCGTAG
- a CDS encoding S1C family serine protease, producing the protein MNARLGLVHAVLLATADLSTTVPAHHPSARNLGTERMGSGTVVDPAGIILTVNYVVNGADSITVTLADGKQYPGQLMAQDFDSGIALVKIDANDLPFLRPAETVTVGQPAFMIASSGQHNRRVSDGNVTSLEGYDGQWEYMLEKSIRVSAFNPGFGGGTLADTRGRLLGVVSLNLNDIGKFTMAIPVEYYLRDADELRNFGRVRSRPARPWLGLYSQAMGGHVLITGVTPSGPAEKAGLKQGDIILAVERQEVQTRPQLYREVWKKQAGDVITFRVIRGDGAMDVQVPSIDRWDRNRNNPPEGQAGA; encoded by the coding sequence GTGAACGCCCGTCTCGGACTGGTGCACGCCGTGCTGCTGGCCACGGCGGACCTCAGCACCACGGTACCGGCGCACCATCCATCGGCCCGCAACCTCGGCACCGAGCGCATGGGCTCGGGAACCGTCGTCGATCCGGCCGGCATCATCCTCACCGTCAACTATGTCGTCAACGGCGCCGACTCCATCACGGTGACGCTCGCGGACGGGAAGCAATACCCCGGACAGCTCATGGCCCAGGACTTCGACTCCGGCATCGCCCTGGTCAAGATCGACGCCAACGACCTGCCCTTCCTGCGCCCGGCGGAAACCGTGACCGTGGGGCAGCCGGCCTTCATGATCGCCAGCAGCGGACAGCACAACCGGCGCGTCAGCGACGGCAACGTGACCTCGCTGGAAGGCTACGACGGCCAGTGGGAGTACATGCTGGAGAAGTCCATCCGCGTGAGCGCCTTCAATCCGGGCTTCGGCGGCGGCACGCTGGCGGACACCCGCGGGCGGCTGCTGGGAGTCGTGTCGCTGAACCTCAACGATATCGGAAAGTTCACCATGGCCATCCCGGTGGAGTACTACCTCCGGGACGCGGACGAGCTGCGCAACTTCGGACGGGTGCGGAGCCGCCCAGCGCGCCCCTGGCTGGGCCTCTACTCACAGGCCATGGGCGGCCACGTGCTGATCACGGGCGTGACCCCGTCGGGACCCGCGGAGAAGGCGGGGCTCAAACAGGGCGACATCATCCTCGCGGTGGAGCGGCAGGAGGTACAGACCCGGCCCCAGCTCTACCGGGAGGTGTGGAAGAAGCAGGCCGGCGACGTCATTACCTTCCGCGTGATCCGGGGCGACGGCGCCATGGACGTTCAGGTCCCCAGCATCGATCGCTGGGACCGAAACCGCAACAATCCGCCGGAGGGCCAGGCCGGCGCCTGA
- a CDS encoding thioesterase family protein — protein sequence MKNITTYRVIYGDTDQMGVAYYANYLRWFEIGRTEFMRQAGIPYDQAEREGIFFPVTEVQCRYRKPALYDNLLWIETTLESLSPVAVRFHYRIGLEGHRTALASGWTKHACLGPERRLTPLPDAYARLLGLTGH from the coding sequence GTGAAGAACATCACCACCTACCGGGTCATCTACGGCGACACGGACCAGATGGGCGTCGCCTACTACGCCAACTATCTCCGCTGGTTCGAGATCGGCAGGACCGAGTTCATGCGCCAGGCGGGCATTCCCTACGACCAGGCGGAACGGGAGGGAATCTTCTTCCCGGTGACCGAGGTGCAGTGCCGTTACCGCAAACCGGCCCTCTACGACAACCTGCTCTGGATCGAGACCACCCTCGAATCTCTCAGCCCCGTGGCGGTGCGGTTCCATTACCGCATCGGCCTGGAGGGACACCGCACCGCGCTGGCGTCCGGCTGGACGAAGCACGCGTGCCTCGGTCCTGAACGCAGGCTGACGCCCCTGCCCGACGCCTACGCGCGGCTACTCGGGCTGACCGGGCACTAG
- the lpxC gene encoding UDP-3-O-acyl-N-acetylglucosamine deacetylase, translating to MQAAQRTVLVVDDEDVIRDTVREILADEGYRVIAATEGSEVLRLVTQEAPDVILLDIWMPEMDGIVLLKQIKSAHPDARVIMISGHGSIHTAVTATKLGAFDFIEKPLSLDGLLATIKRACGDARREGPAAEQQLRLHQAAPWSSAVSADGAVRQKTLRKSVVANGLGLHSGVSTGVILHPLPENSGIHFGGISGDATVPAHLDCVRSTDFATSLRRGGVVVGTVEHLMAALHAYGITNLLIKMYGEIPIMDGSAIEFCRLIEEAGVEEQEGTCPEIVIDRTLSVSGDGPEEIVIEPADVFTVHYRLRYPSPVGSQEYTYIHRGAESFRDEIAPARTFGFLRDFEKLERLGLIKGGRLGNCILVDDERVINTSLRFEDEFARHKILDIVGDFSLMGRPIRGRVRARMTGHADNIALLRRVADTYGVPGLETGAGVHAAAEPAR from the coding sequence ATGCAGGCAGCGCAACGAACGGTGCTGGTGGTGGACGATGAGGACGTCATCCGCGATACCGTACGCGAGATCCTCGCCGACGAGGGTTACCGTGTGATCGCGGCGACCGAGGGGTCCGAGGTGCTGCGGCTTGTGACGCAGGAGGCGCCGGACGTAATCCTGCTGGACATCTGGATGCCCGAGATGGATGGCATCGTGCTGCTCAAGCAGATCAAGAGTGCGCATCCGGACGCCCGCGTCATCATGATCTCGGGCCACGGGAGCATCCACACGGCGGTGACCGCCACCAAGCTGGGCGCCTTCGACTTCATCGAGAAGCCGCTCTCTCTCGACGGGCTGCTGGCGACCATCAAGCGCGCCTGCGGCGACGCGCGGCGCGAGGGTCCGGCGGCGGAGCAGCAGTTGCGGCTGCACCAGGCGGCGCCGTGGTCCAGCGCCGTTTCCGCCGATGGCGCGGTGCGCCAAAAAACTCTCCGGAAGAGCGTCGTGGCCAACGGCCTGGGCCTGCATTCGGGGGTCAGCACCGGCGTCATCCTGCACCCGCTGCCGGAGAACAGCGGCATTCACTTCGGCGGCATCTCCGGCGATGCCACGGTCCCGGCCCATCTGGACTGCGTGCGCTCCACCGATTTTGCCACGTCGTTGCGCCGCGGCGGCGTGGTGGTGGGCACCGTGGAGCACCTGATGGCGGCCCTGCACGCCTACGGCATCACCAACCTGCTGATCAAGATGTACGGTGAGATTCCCATCATGGACGGCTCGGCCATCGAGTTCTGCCGCCTGATCGAGGAGGCCGGGGTGGAAGAGCAGGAGGGGACGTGCCCGGAGATCGTCATCGACCGGACCCTGAGCGTGAGCGGGGACGGGCCGGAGGAGATCGTCATCGAACCGGCCGACGTCTTCACGGTGCACTACCGCCTGCGCTACCCGAGTCCCGTGGGCAGTCAGGAATACACCTACATCCACCGGGGGGCGGAGTCGTTTCGGGACGAGATCGCGCCGGCGCGGACCTTCGGCTTCCTGCGCGATTTCGAGAAGCTCGAACGGCTGGGCTTGATCAAGGGCGGCCGCCTCGGCAACTGCATCCTCGTCGACGACGAGCGCGTGATCAACACCTCCCTGCGCTTCGAGGATGAGTTCGCGCGGCACAAGATACTGGACATCGTCGGCGACTTCTCGCTCATGGGCCGCCCCATTCGCGGCCGGGTGCGCGCGCGGATGACGGGCCACGCCGACAATATCGCGCTCTTGCGGCGCGTCGCGGACACCTACGGCGTCCCCGGACTCGAGACCGGCGCCGGCGTCCATGCCGCGGCGGAGCCGGCACGCTGA